The following are encoded together in the Bacillus sp. V2I10 genome:
- the hemA gene encoding glutamyl-tRNA reductase, whose amino-acid sequence MHILVVGLNYKTAPVEIREKLTFNPNELGDAMKALKDKKSILENIIVSTCNRTEIYTVVDQLHTGRYYIKAFLSEWFGIDKDSFSPFLTMYENDGAIDHLFNVSCGLDSMVLGETQILGQVRSSFLLGQTEDTIGTVFQHLFKQAITLAKKAHSETDIGANAVSVSYAAVELAKKIFGDLSNKHVLILGAGKMGELAVQNLHGSGVRKVTVMNRTLEKAENLAMKFSGSAKSMSELQCALVEADILISSTGSKDFVVTKDMMAGVEKMRKGKPLFMVDIAVPRDLDPGLDELESVFLYDIDDLQGIVDANLQERQKAAEEIGIMVEGEIVAFKQWLSTLGVVPVISALRQKALGIQAETMQSLERKMPNLTDRELKLLNKHTKSIINQMLRDPILKVKELSSAPDADHTLDLFMKIFDIEEAVEEQKRKDNSISLSSSRSPIDQAKASLQS is encoded by the coding sequence ATGCATATTTTAGTTGTTGGCTTAAATTATAAAACTGCCCCTGTCGAAATTCGTGAAAAACTAACGTTTAACCCGAATGAGCTCGGAGATGCGATGAAAGCTCTGAAAGACAAAAAGAGCATCTTAGAGAATATCATTGTTTCGACTTGTAATCGGACAGAAATTTATACCGTTGTGGACCAGCTTCATACTGGCCGTTATTATATTAAAGCATTTTTATCAGAGTGGTTTGGAATCGATAAAGATTCTTTTTCACCTTTTTTAACTATGTATGAAAATGATGGAGCAATCGATCATTTATTCAACGTTTCGTGCGGACTCGATTCTATGGTTCTTGGTGAAACCCAGATTCTTGGACAAGTCCGGTCAAGCTTCTTGCTTGGGCAAACGGAAGACACAATTGGAACGGTTTTTCAGCACCTATTTAAACAAGCCATTACTCTTGCCAAAAAGGCACATTCAGAAACAGATATCGGTGCAAATGCCGTTTCTGTCAGCTATGCAGCAGTTGAGCTTGCAAAGAAAATCTTTGGTGATTTATCTAATAAGCATGTTCTTATTCTCGGTGCAGGCAAAATGGGAGAGCTCGCTGTGCAGAATCTTCACGGAAGCGGTGTGCGCAAAGTGACAGTCATGAACCGTACACTTGAAAAAGCGGAGAATCTGGCGATGAAATTCAGCGGCAGTGCCAAAAGCATGAGCGAATTGCAATGTGCTCTAGTAGAAGCAGATATTTTAATCAGCTCCACAGGCTCAAAAGATTTTGTTGTGACAAAAGACATGATGGCCGGAGTTGAAAAGATGAGAAAAGGCAAACCATTGTTCATGGTTGATATTGCGGTGCCCCGTGATCTTGATCCGGGACTGGATGAGCTTGAAAGTGTCTTCTTATATGATATTGATGACCTGCAGGGAATTGTGGATGCTAATCTTCAAGAAAGACAAAAAGCAGCTGAAGAGATTGGAATTATGGTTGAAGGTGAAATTGTTGCCTTTAAACAGTGGCTCAGCACACTTGGCGTTGTCCCAGTCATTTCCGCTCTTCGACAAAAAGCTCTTGGTATACAGGCAGAAACAATGCAAAGCCTTGAACGGAAAATGCCAAACCTGACTGACCGTGAATTAAAACTTTTAAACAAGCATACGAAAAGCATCATCAATCAAATGCTCCGTGATCCAATCTTGAAGGTGAAAGAATTGTCTTCAGCTCCTGATGCAGATCACACGCTTGATCTCTTCATGAAAATCTTTGATATTGAAGAAGCGGTAGAAGAGCAAAAACGAAAAGACAACTCAATTTCTTTAAGCAGCTCAAGATCACCGATTGATCAAGCAAAAGCTTCACTTCAATCGTAA
- the hemC gene encoding hydroxymethylbilane synthase: MRKIIVGSRRSKLALTQTNWVIDQLKNIGLPFDFEVREIVTKGDQILDVTLSKVGGKGLFVKEIEQAMLDGEIDMAVHSMKDMPAVLPDGLTIGCIPFREDPRDAFISKNHVKLSELPDGAIVGTSSLRRSAQLLAMRPDLEIKWIRGNIDTRLAKLQHEEYDAIILAAAGLARMGWSQDVVTEFLDANDCVPAVGQGALSIECREDDHELLELLSHFTDEATKLAVQAERTFLHVMEGGCQVPIAGYATVAFDNEISLTALIASPDGKEIYKERIVGKDPEAIGKEVSDRLIRQGAKALIDRVKEELDL; this comes from the coding sequence ATGCGGAAAATAATTGTAGGTTCTAGACGCAGCAAATTGGCTTTAACTCAAACGAACTGGGTGATCGATCAGTTAAAAAACATAGGGCTGCCTTTTGATTTTGAAGTGCGTGAAATTGTGACAAAGGGCGATCAGATATTAGATGTGACGCTGTCAAAGGTTGGCGGAAAAGGTCTTTTTGTCAAAGAAATTGAGCAAGCCATGCTTGACGGGGAAATTGATATGGCAGTACATAGCATGAAAGATATGCCCGCTGTATTACCAGACGGGCTGACAATCGGCTGCATTCCTTTCCGTGAGGATCCAAGAGATGCGTTCATTTCAAAAAACCATGTAAAACTTTCAGAGCTTCCTGACGGCGCAATTGTTGGTACAAGCAGTTTAAGAAGAAGCGCACAGCTGCTTGCGATGAGACCGGATCTTGAGATTAAGTGGATTCGGGGAAATATTGATACACGTCTAGCAAAGCTTCAGCATGAAGAATATGACGCTATCATTTTAGCTGCAGCTGGTTTGGCCAGAATGGGTTGGAGTCAGGATGTTGTAACAGAATTCTTAGATGCAAATGATTGTGTACCAGCAGTTGGACAAGGTGCACTTTCAATTGAATGCAGAGAAGATGATCACGAACTGCTTGAACTCTTGTCTCATTTTACGGATGAAGCAACAAAGCTCGCTGTTCAGGCAGAGAGAACATTCCTCCACGTCATGGAAGGCGGATGTCAGGTTCCGATTGCAGGCTATGCTACAGTTGCTTTTGATAACGAAATCTCTCTTACTGCGTTAATTGCCTCACCTGATGGAAAAGAGATTTATAAAGAAAGAATCGTTGGAAAAGATCCAGAGGCTATCGGCAAAGAAGTATCGGACCGCCTGATCCGGCAGGGGGCAAAAGCCTTGATTGACCGAGTGAAAGAGGAGCTTGATCTATAA
- a CDS encoding inner membrane protein YpjD, translating into MPEMSLTRINELIIIIYAFSVLFFFIDFIHNNRKANKIAFWLLSIVWLLQTIFLFYQMFTTGRFPILNISEGLYFYSWVLVTLSVVLNRFLRVDFIIFFTNVLGFIMLSIHTFAPSQYESAAVSGQLISELLFIHITMAILSYGAFTLSFVFSLLYLIQFNLLKKKKWGKQLLRIDDLAKLDHMSYVLNVIGVPMLLLSLILGVIWAYLKLPNFHWYDAKVLGSFMMLLVYSFYLYSRIVKEWQGKQVAYLNAASFLILLINFFLFGSLSRFHIWDS; encoded by the coding sequence ATGCCAGAGATGAGTTTAACAAGAATCAATGAATTAATCATTATTATATATGCGTTTAGCGTTCTCTTTTTTTTCATAGATTTTATTCATAACAACCGGAAGGCAAACAAGATTGCCTTCTGGTTGCTTTCTATTGTTTGGCTGCTGCAAACAATTTTTTTGTTTTATCAAATGTTTACAACCGGAAGATTTCCAATCTTAAATATTTCTGAAGGCTTGTACTTTTATTCGTGGGTGCTAGTTACACTATCAGTTGTATTAAACCGTTTTTTGAGAGTGGATTTTATTATCTTTTTTACAAATGTTTTAGGGTTTATTATGCTCTCTATTCATACATTTGCTCCTTCACAGTATGAATCGGCGGCAGTTTCGGGTCAGTTGATCTCTGAACTGCTGTTTATTCACATTACGATGGCGATTCTCTCATATGGAGCATTCACGCTGTCATTCGTTTTTTCGCTGCTTTACTTGATTCAATTCAACCTGCTTAAAAAGAAGAAGTGGGGAAAGCAATTACTGAGAATCGATGATTTGGCAAAGCTTGATCATATGTCATATGTATTAAATGTCATTGGAGTACCGATGCTGTTATTAAGCTTAATTCTAGGGGTTATTTGGGCATATTTAAAACTTCCAAATTTCCATTGGTACGATGCAAAAGTGCTTGGATCCTTTATGATGCTTCTTGTTTATAGTTTTTATTTATACAGCCGCATTGTGAAAGAGTGGCAGGGTAAGCAGGTTGCTTACTTGAATGCAGCATCCTTTTTAATTTTATTGATTAATTTCTTTTTATTTGGAAGTTTATCCCGGTTTCATATATGGGATTCATAA
- the lonB gene encoding ATP-dependent protease LonB → MSWTGIALFVQLFFGVIIGLYFWNLLKNQRTQKVSIDRESRKEMEQLKKMRSIKLSEPLAERVRPKSFSDIVGQEDGIKALKAALCGPNPQHVIIYGPPGVGKTAAARLVLEEAKRNMKSPFKPAAVFIELDATTARFDERGIADPLIGSVHDPIYQGAGAMGQAGIPQPKQGAVTNAHGGVLFIDEIGELHPIQMNKLLKVLEDRKVFLESAYYSEENTQIPNHIHDIFQNGLPADFRLIGATTRTPNEIPPAIRSRCLEVFFRDLEQAELAVVARKAAVKVNMKVSEPSIATLTSYVRNGREVVNMMQIAAGMAMTEDRTEITMQDIEWVVSSSQLTPRYDKKIYADAKVGLVNGLAVHGPNSGSLLEIEVTVIHAKDKGNINITGIVEEESIGDRGKSVRRKSMAKGSIENVITVLRSMGIKADDYDIHVNFPGGIPVDGPSAGIAMATGIFSAIHKIPVDHTVAMTGEISIHGSVKPIGGVVPKIKAAKLAGAKTVIIPAENMQSILKTVEGIHIIPVTNLQEVFDAALLNPPTEVPAPITSLIKQDLG, encoded by the coding sequence AAAGAGATGGAGCAATTAAAAAAGATGAGATCGATTAAATTATCGGAGCCTCTGGCAGAAAGAGTTCGCCCTAAAAGCTTTTCAGATATTGTAGGCCAGGAAGACGGAATCAAGGCGCTTAAAGCAGCCTTATGCGGACCCAATCCTCAGCATGTAATCATATATGGTCCTCCAGGAGTGGGCAAGACTGCGGCTGCAAGACTTGTGCTTGAGGAAGCGAAAAGAAATATGAAGTCACCATTTAAACCTGCAGCGGTTTTTATTGAATTAGATGCAACAACAGCTCGGTTTGATGAAAGAGGAATTGCAGATCCTCTTATTGGTTCTGTACATGATCCTATTTATCAGGGGGCAGGCGCGATGGGCCAGGCTGGTATTCCCCAGCCTAAGCAGGGTGCTGTAACGAATGCGCACGGAGGCGTACTTTTCATAGATGAAATAGGTGAACTGCATCCGATACAGATGAACAAACTGCTGAAGGTTTTAGAAGACCGTAAAGTCTTTTTAGAAAGTGCCTATTATAGCGAAGAGAATACCCAGATTCCAAACCACATTCATGATATTTTTCAAAACGGACTGCCGGCAGATTTTCGTTTAATTGGGGCAACGACCAGAACGCCAAACGAAATTCCTCCTGCAATCCGTTCACGGTGTCTGGAAGTCTTCTTCAGAGATTTGGAGCAGGCTGAGCTTGCGGTTGTAGCAAGAAAAGCAGCAGTCAAAGTAAATATGAAAGTAAGCGAGCCGAGCATAGCAACATTAACTTCATATGTGAGAAACGGACGCGAGGTTGTCAACATGATGCAAATCGCTGCAGGCATGGCGATGACAGAAGACCGAACAGAAATCACGATGCAGGATATTGAATGGGTGGTAAGTTCAAGTCAGCTTACACCGAGATATGATAAAAAGATCTATGCGGATGCAAAAGTCGGTCTCGTCAATGGACTTGCTGTTCATGGTCCGAATTCAGGTTCCCTGCTTGAAATAGAAGTGACGGTCATTCATGCCAAAGATAAAGGCAACATTAATATCACAGGCATTGTGGAAGAAGAGAGCATCGGAGACAGAGGCAAATCGGTCAGAAGAAAAAGCATGGCTAAAGGTTCAATTGAAAATGTCATAACTGTCTTGCGGTCAATGGGCATAAAAGCAGATGATTATGATATCCATGTAAACTTCCCTGGAGGCATACCTGTAGACGGACCTTCAGCGGGAATTGCGATGGCAACAGGCATTTTTTCGGCTATACACAAAATTCCAGTCGATCATACGGTAGCCATGACAGGAGAGATCAGCATTCATGGCAGCGTAAAACCGATTGGCGGGGTTGTGCCGAAGATTAAAGCAGCTAAGCTTGCTGGTGCGAAAACAGTCATTATTCCAGCTGAGAATATGCAATCGATATTAAAAACGGTTGAAGGTATACATATCATCCCGGTTACGAATTTGCAGGAAGTGTTCGATGCAGCTCTGCTTAATCCTCCAACTGAAGTGCCTGCGCCGATTACATCATTAATAAAACAAGACCTCGGGTAA
- the yihA gene encoding ribosome biogenesis GTP-binding protein YihA/YsxC translates to MKVTSSEIVISAVKPEQYPDLDLPEIALAGRSNVGKSSFINKLLNRKNLARTSSKPGKTQTLNFYIINEVLHFVDVPGYGYAKVSKSERDAWGKMIETYFTKRRQLCAAVLLVDLRHAPSKDDVMMYEFLKHHDIPTIVVATKADKIPKGKWQKHMKVVRETLDKDPNDPLICFSSETGQGKVEAWSAIEHYTNLKK, encoded by the coding sequence ATGAAAGTAACAAGTTCCGAGATTGTCATTAGTGCAGTAAAGCCCGAGCAATATCCAGATCTGGATTTGCCGGAAATTGCTCTTGCCGGACGATCAAACGTAGGAAAATCGTCGTTTATCAACAAATTGCTAAACCGGAAAAACCTGGCGCGGACGTCATCCAAGCCAGGCAAAACCCAAACCTTAAATTTCTATATTATTAATGAAGTGCTTCATTTTGTCGATGTGCCGGGCTATGGCTATGCAAAAGTTTCTAAATCGGAGCGGGATGCATGGGGGAAAATGATTGAAACGTATTTCACAAAGCGCAGACAGCTTTGTGCGGCTGTTTTACTTGTAGACCTTCGCCATGCGCCGTCAAAAGATGATGTCATGATGTATGAGTTTCTCAAGCACCATGATATCCCGACAATTGTAGTTGCCACTAAAGCCGATAAAATTCCTAAAGGCAAATGGCAAAAACATATGAAAGTTGTAAGAGAAACACTTGATAAAGACCCAAATGATCCGCTGATTTGCTTCTCTTCAGAAACTGGACAGGGTAAAGTAGAAGCGTGGTCTGCAATTGAGCATTATACAAATTTAAAGAAATAA
- the hemB gene encoding porphobilinogen synthase has product MDLQFTRHRRLRTTSSMRSIVRETHLHAEDFIYPIFVVEGEKKRNEVKSMPGVEQISLDYLNAEMQEVSDLGIKSVIVFGVPDEKDEVGSQAYHDHGIVQRAITQIKENFPDLVVIADTCLCQFTDHGHCGIVKEGKILNDPTLDLLARTAVSQAKAGADIIAPSNMMDGFVAAIRHGLDEAGFEDVPVMSYGIKYSSAFYGPFRDAAHSTPQFGDRKTYQMDPANRMEALREAESDLMEGADFLIVKPALSYLDIIRDVKNNFNVPIVAYNVSGEYAMIKAAAQNGWVDEKAIVMEMMISMKRAGVDMILTYHAKDAARWLLEQH; this is encoded by the coding sequence ATGGATCTTCAATTTACAAGACACCGCAGACTCCGCACCACAAGCAGCATGAGATCAATTGTCCGTGAAACTCACTTGCATGCTGAAGACTTCATCTATCCAATCTTTGTAGTAGAGGGAGAAAAGAAGAGAAATGAAGTAAAATCAATGCCGGGGGTTGAACAGATTTCACTTGATTATTTGAACGCAGAAATGCAGGAAGTATCTGATCTGGGGATTAAATCGGTTATCGTGTTTGGTGTTCCTGATGAAAAGGACGAGGTCGGTTCACAAGCCTATCATGATCACGGGATTGTTCAGAGAGCGATTACTCAAATTAAAGAAAACTTCCCCGATTTGGTTGTCATCGCCGATACTTGTTTATGTCAGTTCACTGACCACGGGCATTGCGGCATTGTCAAAGAAGGCAAAATATTAAATGACCCTACACTTGATTTGCTTGCACGTACAGCCGTAAGCCAGGCAAAAGCAGGGGCTGACATTATCGCACCATCTAACATGATGGATGGATTTGTAGCGGCAATCCGCCACGGATTAGACGAAGCAGGCTTTGAAGATGTGCCGGTTATGTCATATGGAATCAAATATTCAAGTGCCTTTTACGGCCCATTCCGCGATGCTGCCCACAGCACACCGCAATTTGGCGATCGCAAAACGTACCAAATGGATCCTGCTAACCGCATGGAAGCTCTCAGAGAAGCAGAATCCGATTTAATGGAAGGCGCTGACTTTTTAATTGTGAAGCCTGCTTTATCGTATCTTGATATTATCCGTGATGTAAAAAACAACTTCAATGTTCCAATCGTTGCTTATAATGTAAGCGGAGAATATGCCATGATCAAAGCGGCTGCACAAAATGGCTGGGTTGATGAAAAAGCGATCGTGATGGAAATGATGATCAGCATGAAACGCGCGGGCGTTGATATGATTTTGACATATCACGCAAAAGATGCTGCCCGCTGGCTTTTGGAACAACACTAA
- a CDS encoding LiaI-LiaF-like domain-containing protein encodes MKKSTNFSALALLAIGFYYFLQTFQIELFENQQSWQTLLILFGLVFLIGGHFDQDDSAILPGILLLGLGVHFHSIERFPNWPDHAPAIILIIGLGMLLRAAKTKSGYFQGFILLLLAVFLHSFDSIINGLGWVEQGMQVIQRFWPVLLILGGFYLLFIKRK; translated from the coding sequence ATGAAAAAATCGACAAATTTCTCTGCTCTCGCCCTGCTTGCTATCGGATTTTACTACTTTCTGCAAACCTTTCAAATCGAGCTGTTTGAAAATCAGCAGTCCTGGCAAACATTGCTCATCCTGTTTGGGCTGGTGTTTCTGATTGGCGGTCACTTCGATCAAGATGACAGCGCCATCCTGCCCGGCATACTCTTACTGGGACTCGGGGTTCATTTTCACAGCATTGAACGTTTTCCAAATTGGCCTGACCACGCACCTGCCATTATCTTAATAATCGGACTCGGCATGCTGCTGCGGGCAGCAAAAACCAAATCAGGCTATTTTCAAGGATTCATTTTACTCCTGCTCGCCGTTTTTCTCCACTCATTTGACTCGATTATAAACGGGCTCGGCTGGGTAGAACAAGGGATGCAGGTCATCCAGAGATTTTGGCCTGTCCTGCTAATTCTTGGAGGTTTTTACTTATTATTTATTAAAAGAAAGTAA
- a CDS encoding uroporphyrinogen-III synthase yields the protein MAPDLSGKKILITREHTQATTFAEKIKKAGGVPIVSPLIRFEKAKNEKQIHEIIDSIRPKDCLVFTSTNGVAYFFDFLTEHKIHISKLSECTFAAVGRKTKKLIEDRGFPVTIIPKEYVAEQLAEEIAAKTSTAQHIFLFRGNLAREILIRELTQKGFSVTDAALYETIHNINDGQTIERLLKQNELDYITFTSSSTVDGFMKVMKNRDLDSLLSGVTLVSIGPITHQTLSNYGFKGIVCNIYTIDAMINRMKTHIQSERK from the coding sequence ATGGCTCCTGACCTCTCCGGGAAGAAAATTTTAATTACGAGAGAGCATACACAGGCGACCACATTTGCCGAGAAAATTAAAAAGGCCGGCGGAGTTCCCATTGTTTCCCCGCTTATCCGTTTTGAAAAGGCAAAGAATGAAAAGCAAATCCATGAGATCATAGACAGCATCAGACCGAAGGACTGTCTTGTTTTTACAAGCACAAATGGTGTTGCTTACTTTTTTGACTTTCTGACAGAACATAAAATACATATAAGCAAATTATCAGAATGCACCTTTGCGGCAGTCGGCAGAAAAACAAAGAAATTAATAGAAGACAGAGGCTTCCCGGTTACCATCATTCCAAAAGAATATGTAGCTGAGCAATTAGCAGAGGAAATTGCAGCTAAGACTAGTACCGCACAGCATATTTTTTTGTTCAGGGGAAATCTGGCCCGTGAAATATTAATCAGGGAGCTTACTCAGAAGGGCTTCTCCGTGACAGATGCAGCGCTGTATGAAACAATACATAATATAAATGACGGACAAACAATCGAGCGTTTACTGAAGCAAAATGAGCTCGATTATATCACATTTACAAGCTCATCAACCGTAGATGGTTTTATGAAAGTGATGAAAAACAGGGATCTGGATTCGCTGTTATCTGGGGTTACTTTGGTAAGCATCGGACCAATCACGCACCAGACCCTGTCCAATTACGGATTTAAGGGGATTGTTTGTAATATATACACAATCGATGCCATGATAAATAGAATGAAAACTCATATTCAATCTGAAAGGAAATGA
- the lon gene encoding endopeptidase La — protein sequence MAKKEEKIVPLLPLRGLLVYPTMVLHLDVGREKSVQALEKAMMDDHIIFLTTQRDISVDEPTEDDIFPVGTLTKIKQMLKLPNGTIRVLVEGMQRGKITRYVDEGDYFAVGAASLEESTEKDAEDEALMRTLLDHFDQYIKLSKKISGETLLTVTDIDEPGRMADIIASHLPLKLKEKQEVLETLDIKERLNRVIEIIHNEKEVLQLEKKIGQRVKRSMERTQKEYYLREQMKAIQKELGDKEGKTGEVDVLSEKIENAGMPDHIKLTALKELERYEKVPSTSAESSVVRNYLEWLISLPWSNATVDRLDLKRAETILDEDHYGLEKVKDRVLEYLAVQKLTNSLKGPILCLSGPPGVGKTSLARSVAKSLDRNFVRISLGGVRDESEIRGHRRTYVGAMPGRIIQGMKKAGTINPVFLLDEIDKMSNDFRGDPSSALLEVLDPEQNHTFSDHYIEETYDLSKVMFIATANNLSTIPGPLRDRMEIITIAGYTEIEKVHIAKDHLLPKQLKDHGLKKSHLQIRESALQNIVRYHTREAGVRSLERQLAAICRKAAKQIVSEERKKIIITDKNLADYLGKNKFRYGQAELEDQIGVATGLAYTTVGGDTLSIEVSLSPGKGKLILTGKLGDVMKESAQAAFSFIRSRAKELNIDENFHEKHDIHIHVPEGAVPKDGPSAGITMATALISALTGRPVRKEVGMTGEITLRGRVLPIGGLKEKTLSAHRAGLTKIIMPKDNEKDIEDIPESVRNDLTFVPVSHLDEVLKHALVGENE from the coding sequence TTGGCGAAAAAAGAAGAGAAAATCGTCCCCCTCCTACCTCTTAGAGGATTGTTAGTGTACCCGACAATGGTACTTCACCTTGATGTAGGACGCGAAAAATCCGTACAGGCGCTTGAGAAAGCGATGATGGATGATCATATAATCTTTTTAACAACTCAACGTGATATTTCAGTTGATGAACCAACCGAAGACGATATCTTTCCAGTAGGAACTTTAACGAAAATTAAACAAATGCTGAAGCTGCCTAATGGAACAATCCGAGTCCTTGTAGAAGGCATGCAGCGGGGGAAAATCACAAGATATGTAGATGAGGGTGACTACTTTGCAGTAGGTGCTGCCTCTTTAGAAGAGAGCACAGAAAAAGACGCTGAAGATGAAGCGCTCATGAGAACGCTGCTCGATCACTTTGATCAATACATAAAACTTTCAAAGAAAATATCCGGCGAAACCCTTTTAACGGTTACAGATATTGATGAGCCCGGCAGAATGGCAGACATAATCGCATCCCACCTGCCGCTTAAATTGAAAGAAAAACAGGAAGTGCTTGAAACTCTTGATATTAAAGAGCGGTTAAACCGTGTCATTGAAATCATTCACAATGAAAAAGAAGTACTTCAGCTTGAAAAGAAAATCGGCCAGCGTGTGAAACGGTCAATGGAGCGGACGCAGAAGGAATATTATCTCCGCGAACAAATGAAGGCCATTCAAAAAGAACTAGGCGATAAAGAAGGCAAAACAGGTGAAGTGGATGTTCTGAGCGAAAAGATTGAGAATGCCGGCATGCCGGATCATATCAAACTTACTGCTTTGAAAGAACTGGAACGCTATGAAAAAGTTCCATCAACCTCAGCTGAGAGTTCTGTCGTACGCAATTATCTCGAATGGCTTATCTCACTGCCGTGGTCTAATGCAACTGTGGACCGTCTTGATTTAAAACGTGCTGAAACGATTTTGGACGAAGATCACTACGGGCTTGAAAAAGTAAAAGACCGTGTGCTTGAATACCTGGCTGTACAAAAACTGACAAACTCTCTTAAAGGTCCGATTTTATGCTTATCAGGACCTCCAGGAGTAGGGAAAACATCTCTTGCCCGTTCAGTTGCTAAATCTTTAGACAGGAACTTCGTGCGAATCTCGCTTGGAGGAGTAAGAGATGAATCTGAAATCCGCGGTCACCGCCGAACATATGTCGGTGCAATGCCTGGACGCATTATTCAAGGCATGAAAAAAGCAGGAACCATTAACCCGGTTTTTTTACTGGATGAAATAGATAAAATGTCCAATGATTTCAGAGGAGATCCTTCTTCTGCATTGCTCGAGGTTCTTGACCCTGAACAAAATCATACGTTCAGTGATCATTATATTGAAGAGACCTATGATTTATCTAAAGTCATGTTTATTGCTACCGCCAATAACTTGTCTACAATTCCTGGACCACTGCGTGACCGGATGGAGATTATCACGATTGCAGGCTACACCGAAATTGAAAAAGTCCATATTGCCAAGGATCATCTTCTGCCTAAACAGCTGAAAGATCATGGTTTGAAAAAATCGCACCTGCAAATCCGAGAGTCAGCCTTACAGAATATTGTTCGCTACCATACCCGTGAAGCAGGTGTCAGAAGTCTTGAGAGACAGCTTGCAGCGATCTGCCGAAAAGCAGCCAAACAAATTGTTTCAGAAGAACGCAAGAAAATTATTATTACAGATAAAAATCTTGCTGATTATTTAGGAAAGAACAAGTTCCGTTACGGTCAAGCTGAACTAGAAGATCAAATCGGAGTTGCAACAGGCCTAGCCTATACCACAGTAGGCGGGGACACGCTCTCAATTGAAGTTTCTTTATCACCTGGAAAAGGCAAGCTGATTTTAACCGGAAAACTTGGTGATGTCATGAAAGAATCTGCTCAGGCTGCGTTCAGCTTTATCCGCTCACGGGCAAAAGAGCTGAATATTGATGAGAATTTCCACGAAAAACATGACATTCATATTCATGTTCCAGAAGGCGCCGTGCCAAAAGATGGTCCTTCAGCAGGAATTACCATGGCCACAGCGCTGATTTCAGCTCTGACAGGAAGACCGGTAAGAAAAGAAGTCGGCATGACCGGAGAAATCACATTAAGAGGAAGAGTTCTGCCAATAGGCGGATTAAAAGAAAAAACGCTGAGTGCGCACCGGGCAGGATTAACAAAAATCATTATGCCAAAAGACAATGAAAAAGATATTGAAGATATCCCTGAAAGTGTCCGCAATGATTTAACATTTGTGCCTGTATCACATTTGGATGAAGTGCTGAAGCATGCGTTAGTAGGAGAGAATGAATGA